A stretch of [Clostridium] innocuum DNA encodes these proteins:
- the rlmB gene encoding 23S rRNA (guanosine(2251)-2'-O)-methyltransferase RlmB: MTQYVYGKNVVKQLLQDGKPIHEVLIQEGIRDTALEGEIKKRRIPVKVLGRKKMDQLLNGNHQGIAACIDDYKTWELEELLESVPQGKQPLLVMLDGLEDPHNLGAILRTCDCIRADGVIIGKHRNVRLTPTVAKVSTGAIDTVKVSVVTNLVQAIKYLKKQGYWVVGTDFENSRDYREGQYDVPLVLVIGSEGFGISSLVKKNCDYCVRLPMEGSVSSLNASVAAGILLYQIHAQRHPL; the protein is encoded by the coding sequence ATGACGCAGTATGTATATGGAAAGAATGTTGTAAAGCAGCTTCTGCAGGACGGGAAGCCCATTCATGAGGTTCTGATACAGGAGGGTATCCGTGATACAGCACTGGAAGGTGAAATCAAAAAAAGACGAATCCCTGTAAAGGTTCTGGGCAGAAAGAAGATGGATCAGCTGCTGAACGGAAACCATCAGGGCATTGCCGCCTGTATCGACGATTACAAGACCTGGGAGCTGGAAGAGCTGCTGGAAAGCGTTCCGCAGGGAAAACAGCCGCTGCTGGTGATGCTGGACGGCTTGGAGGATCCTCATAATCTGGGGGCGATTCTACGTACCTGTGACTGTATCCGGGCAGATGGCGTCATCATTGGAAAGCATCGCAATGTTCGTCTGACACCGACGGTTGCCAAGGTGAGTACCGGAGCAATTGATACCGTAAAGGTAAGCGTGGTCACCAATCTTGTACAAGCAATCAAATACCTGAAGAAGCAGGGCTACTGGGTGGTCGGAACAGATTTTGAGAACTCCCGCGATTACCGTGAAGGACAGTATGATGTACCTCTTGTTCTTGTGATTGGCAGCGAAGGCTTCGGTATCAGCTCTCTTGTGAAAAAGAATTGCGACTATTGTGTCCGTCTGCCGATGGAGGGAAGCGTCAGCTCTTTAAATGCTTCCGTGGCAGCAGGCATCCTGCTTTACCAGATTCACGCACAGCGCCATCCTCTGTAA
- a CDS encoding Mini-ribonuclease 3, with translation MDIKEYNGTSLAYMGDAVMSLLVREMLLAQGWQKSKILQKKSESWVSAKAQAYFLIQLKERAFFSEEEYAIVLRGRNTHSASKAKNADVTTYRMSTGLEALFGWLYLTHQEDRLKALWEEIQKIGEYQ, from the coding sequence ATGGATATTAAGGAGTATAACGGAACATCGCTTGCCTATATGGGAGATGCTGTCATGTCGCTGCTGGTTCGGGAAATGCTGCTGGCACAGGGCTGGCAGAAATCCAAAATTTTACAGAAGAAGAGTGAGTCCTGGGTGAGTGCGAAGGCACAGGCGTATTTTCTGATTCAGCTGAAGGAGCGTGCATTTTTCAGTGAAGAGGAATATGCAATCGTCCTGCGCGGACGCAATACCCATTCCGCAAGCAAGGCAAAAAATGCGGATGTGACAACCTACCGTATGTCAACCGGTCTGGAGGCATTATTCGGCTGGCTGTATCTGACGCATCAGGAGGACCGTCTGAAGGCCTTGTGGGAGGAAATTCAGAAGATAGGAGAATACCAATGA
- a CDS encoding cysteine--tRNA ligase gives MKIFNSMNQKVEEFKPLHENEVHMYVCGPTVYNYPHIGNARPIVVFDTLKRTFQAIGYNVKMVSNYTDVDDKIIKVAKECGVSEAEITEKFIDAYNHDRLSLHAAMPDAAPRVTETMDAIIAFIKLLVDKGHAYEMEGDVYFRVNSVESYGKLSNQQIEDLLVGARIDENSKKENPLDFTLWKKTEEGIKWDSPWSVGRPGWHTECVVMINQEFGGEHTIDIHGGGMDLKFPHHENEIAQSRAAYDSPIANYWIHNGMVNIDGEKMSKSLGNVIWAKDMIAKIGGNVLRWVMLSAHYRAPLNINEEAIETAKKELNRVATAMKQAYVKLGLADVDMDETCDEDQLAPFLDAMQDDMNTPNAFAAVFETVKALNQALRQRESDLQAVKALVRTLEKMMDVLGIELLRLTMSEEDKQLHRQWKAAVKEKDFETADQYRAKLIEKGIL, from the coding sequence ATGAAAATATTCAACAGTATGAATCAAAAGGTGGAAGAATTTAAACCCCTGCATGAAAATGAGGTGCATATGTATGTATGCGGTCCAACAGTATATAACTATCCCCACATCGGGAATGCCCGGCCCATCGTTGTATTCGATACGCTGAAGCGCACGTTTCAGGCGATTGGGTACAACGTTAAAATGGTCTCAAATTATACCGATGTTGATGATAAGATCATCAAGGTCGCAAAGGAATGTGGAGTAAGTGAAGCAGAAATTACAGAGAAATTTATAGATGCATATAATCATGACCGTTTATCCCTGCACGCTGCAATGCCGGATGCGGCTCCAAGGGTTACAGAAACCATGGATGCCATTATTGCTTTTATTAAGCTGCTGGTGGATAAGGGACATGCATATGAAATGGAAGGCGATGTGTATTTTAGAGTAAACAGTGTGGAAAGCTATGGAAAGCTGTCCAATCAGCAGATCGAGGATTTGCTTGTTGGTGCGCGTATTGACGAGAACAGCAAGAAGGAAAATCCGCTGGATTTCACATTGTGGAAAAAAACAGAAGAAGGTATCAAGTGGGATTCTCCATGGTCTGTGGGACGTCCGGGATGGCATACGGAATGTGTAGTCATGATCAATCAGGAGTTTGGCGGTGAGCATACGATTGATATTCACGGCGGTGGTATGGATTTGAAATTCCCGCATCATGAAAATGAGATTGCACAGTCTCGTGCAGCTTACGACTCTCCGATTGCTAATTACTGGATTCATAATGGTATGGTGAATATTGATGGAGAGAAGATGTCCAAAAGTCTGGGGAATGTGATCTGGGCAAAGGATATGATTGCGAAAATCGGTGGAAATGTATTGCGCTGGGTCATGCTGTCTGCACACTATCGTGCACCATTGAATATCAATGAGGAAGCAATCGAAACGGCGAAAAAGGAATTGAACCGCGTGGCTACTGCAATGAAGCAGGCGTATGTTAAACTGGGTCTTGCCGATGTTGACATGGATGAGACCTGTGATGAGGATCAGCTTGCGCCGTTTCTTGATGCTATGCAGGATGACATGAATACACCGAATGCTTTTGCGGCTGTGTTTGAAACTGTTAAGGCTCTCAATCAGGCACTGCGTCAGAGAGAAAGTGATCTGCAGGCGGTGAAGGCACTGGTTCGTACCCTGGAGAAAATGATGGATGTCCTGGGCATTGAGCTTTTGCGTCTGACAATGAGCGAGGAAGACAAACAGCTGCACCGTCAGTGGAAGGCAGCCGTTAAGGAAAAGGATTTTGAGACGGCTGATCAATACCGTGCGAAGCTGATAGAGAAGGGTATCCTGTAA
- a CDS encoding GGDEF domain-containing protein: protein MDRKRRISRVDVQVSIVTAVLVTTALICVYFFNYFITHEDMINSLKERSHSIYQYVDDYVDKTTFQNTEALTRDNPAYIRMKEKLEEVKASTNVRYLYTAEKNIQGEYVYLVDGLPYDSSDFRNPGDKIEEEIIPELTAALHDKIILPNQIKNTEWGPIFISYFPIHKGNEVVGVLGIEFDATHQYRAFQIIRIGTPIIAAIACLLAVFIAVRLFKRISNPMYKDMANTDFLTGLKNRNAFELDIQNKQDEVLGILIADLNGLKKINDEQGHQIGDEYIRKAATVIGKCASTCPVYRFGGDEFVVLVPDADDKKMKSLCERILTYEETVPKDCDIPISLSVGYALYDPVQCASLQDVFHEADVQMYKMKNSRKI from the coding sequence ATGGATAGAAAACGGCGAATCAGCAGAGTAGATGTACAGGTATCCATTGTGACAGCTGTTCTTGTGACAACAGCTTTGATCTGTGTGTATTTTTTTAACTACTTTATCACACATGAGGATATGATCAACAGTCTCAAGGAGCGCTCTCACAGCATCTATCAGTATGTGGATGATTATGTGGATAAGACCACATTTCAAAATACAGAGGCATTGACGAGAGATAATCCTGCCTATATACGTATGAAGGAGAAACTGGAAGAAGTAAAAGCCAGCACGAATGTACGTTATCTATATACTGCAGAAAAAAATATACAGGGGGAGTATGTATATCTGGTGGATGGTCTGCCGTATGACAGCTCTGATTTTCGTAATCCCGGAGATAAAATCGAAGAGGAAATCATACCGGAGCTAACGGCTGCTTTACATGATAAAATTATTTTGCCGAATCAGATAAAAAATACGGAATGGGGTCCTATCTTTATCTCTTATTTCCCGATTCATAAGGGCAATGAGGTCGTGGGTGTGCTGGGAATTGAATTTGATGCCACCCATCAGTACCGTGCTTTTCAGATAATTCGCATCGGTACACCGATCATTGCGGCAATTGCCTGTCTGCTCGCCGTATTCATCGCTGTTCGTTTGTTTAAGCGTATCAGCAATCCCATGTATAAGGATATGGCGAATACAGATTTTTTGACAGGTCTGAAAAATCGAAATGCATTTGAACTCGATATCCAGAACAAACAGGATGAGGTGCTGGGGATACTGATTGCGGATTTGAACGGATTAAAGAAAATCAATGATGAACAGGGGCATCAGATCGGGGATGAATATATAAGGAAGGCGGCAACGGTGATTGGAAAATGTGCCAGTACCTGTCCGGTATATCGCTTCGGCGGTGATGAGTTTGTTGTTTTGGTACCCGATGCGGATGATAAGAAGATGAAGTCTTTGTGTGAACGTATTCTGACCTATGAGGAAACCGTGCCTAAGGACTGTGACATACCGATTTCCCTATCGGTTGGGTATGCGCTGTATGATCCTGTACAGTGTGCATCGCTGCAGGATGTATTCCATGAGGCGGATGTGCAGATGTATAAAATGAAAAACAGCAGAAAAATATAG
- the gap gene encoding type I glyceraldehyde-3-phosphate dehydrogenase: MTVKVAINGFGRIGRLAFRQMFGAEGYEVVAINDLTSPKMLAHLLKYDSTQGTYAKADTVVAGENSITVDGKEITIYAEADAKNLPWGKLGVDVVLECTGFYTSKDKASAHIEAGARKVVISAPAGNDLPTVVFNTNHDVLKPEDTVISAASCTTNCLAPMAKALNDLAPIQSGIMSTIHAYTGDQMTLDGPQRKGDLRRSRAAAVNIVPNSTGAAKAIGLVIPELKGKLIGSAQRVPTPTGSTTILVAVVKGKVTVEEINAAMKAASNESFGYTTDEIVSSDVIGMRYGSLFDATQTMAMEMEDGNTQVQVVSWYDNENSYTSQMVRTIKFFSELA; the protein is encoded by the coding sequence ATGACAGTAAAAGTTGCTATTAATGGATTTGGACGTATTGGGCGTCTTGCATTCAGACAGATGTTTGGGGCTGAAGGTTACGAAGTAGTTGCAATCAACGACCTGACTTCTCCAAAAATGCTGGCTCACTTATTAAAATACGACTCTACACAGGGTACATACGCTAAAGCTGATACAGTAGTTGCTGGTGAAAACTCTATCACAGTTGATGGAAAGGAAATCACAATTTATGCTGAGGCTGATGCTAAAAACCTGCCTTGGGGAAAATTAGGTGTAGACGTTGTTCTGGAATGTACAGGATTCTACACTTCAAAAGACAAAGCTTCTGCACACATCGAAGCTGGTGCTCGTAAGGTTGTTATCTCTGCACCTGCAGGAAACGATCTGCCTACCGTTGTATTCAACACAAACCACGATGTATTGAAACCGGAAGACACAGTAATCTCTGCTGCTTCTTGTACTACAAACTGCTTAGCTCCTATGGCGAAAGCACTGAATGACTTAGCTCCTATCCAGAGCGGTATCATGTCAACAATCCACGCTTACACAGGTGATCAGATGACACTGGACGGACCTCAGAGAAAAGGTGACCTGCGTCGTTCCCGTGCTGCTGCAGTAAACATCGTTCCTAACTCTACTGGTGCTGCTAAGGCTATCGGTCTGGTTATCCCTGAACTGAAAGGTAAACTGATCGGTTCCGCTCAGCGTGTACCTACTCCTACAGGATCAACTACAATCTTAGTTGCTGTTGTTAAGGGGAAAGTAACTGTTGAAGAAATCAACGCTGCTATGAAGGCTGCTTCAAATGAATCTTTCGGATACACTACTGACGAAATCGTTTCAAGCGATGTTATCGGTATGCGTTACGGATCACTGTTTGATGCAACTCAGACAATGGCTATGGAAATGGAAGACGGAAATACTCAGGTACAGGTTGTATCTTGGTATGACAACGAAAACTCTTACACTAGCCAGATGGTTAGAACAATCAAATTCTTCTCTGAATTAGCTTAA
- a CDS encoding ATP-dependent Clp protease proteolytic subunit: MVFVPTIIERNASSERVYDLYSCLLKERIIILTGEIDDAMSSSICAQLLYLSSISSEPIQMYINSPGGSVSAGLAIYDIMKYIRCDVSTICMGICASMAAVLLSAGTQGKRSALSNSEIMIHQPMGGMQGQAKDMEIAALHIQKLKERLYSILSENTRQSNETLRRDCDRDYYMDAKEALSYGLIDAII, encoded by the coding sequence ATGGTCTTTGTACCGACAATTATAGAAAGAAACGCAAGCAGTGAACGGGTGTATGATCTGTACTCCTGCCTGCTGAAGGAAAGAATCATCATACTAACGGGAGAGATTGACGATGCCATGTCCAGCTCCATTTGCGCACAGCTACTGTATCTGTCCAGCATCAGCAGCGAGCCGATTCAAATGTATATCAATTCTCCCGGCGGCAGTGTCAGTGCGGGACTGGCTATTTATGATATAATGAAATATATCCGCTGTGATGTCAGTACGATCTGTATGGGAATTTGCGCAAGTATGGCTGCTGTGCTGCTGAGTGCGGGAACACAAGGAAAGCGAAGCGCATTATCAAACAGTGAAATCATGATTCATCAGCCTATGGGCGGTATGCAGGGACAGGCCAAGGATATGGAGATCGCTGCACTGCATATTCAGAAGCTGAAGGAGCGTCTGTACAGCATTCTCAGTGAGAATACCCGGCAAAGCAATGAAACACTACGCCGGGATTGTGATAGAGATTACTATATGGATGCGAAGGAAGCACTCTCCTATGGCTTGATTGATGCCATCATCTAA
- a CDS encoding acyl-CoA thioesterase, whose amino-acid sequence MERKAKKVCESEAEQVQLVMANHLNGSGRLFGGQLAEWIDVLAGVVARRHCNSNITTASIDSLNFKEAVHLNELMVLHGKVTYVGNTSMEIRVDSYVENRDGVRRLVNTAYLTEVALDDEDRPTTVPGLICDSEEEKQEYQAGIRRREIRLQLQNIAKGKD is encoded by the coding sequence ATGGAACGTAAAGCAAAGAAGGTATGTGAATCTGAAGCAGAGCAGGTTCAGCTTGTCATGGCCAACCATCTGAATGGCAGCGGTCGTCTGTTTGGCGGACAGCTTGCCGAATGGATTGATGTTCTTGCGGGTGTGGTTGCCAGAAGGCACTGCAACAGCAATATTACAACCGCATCCATTGACAGCCTGAATTTCAAGGAAGCAGTACATCTGAATGAGCTGATGGTGCTTCATGGAAAGGTGACCTATGTGGGAAATACCTCAATGGAAATCCGCGTGGACAGCTATGTGGAAAACAGGGACGGTGTCCGCCGACTTGTCAATACAGCATATCTGACAGAGGTCGCTTTGGATGATGAAGACCGCCCGACTACTGTACCGGGGCTGATTTGTGATAGCGAAGAGGAAAAACAGGAGTATCAGGCAGGCATTCGTCGAAGAGAAATCCGCCTGCAGCTGCAAAATATCGCAAAGGGCAAGGATTAG
- a CDS encoding site-specific integrase, translated as MKGKSVGIKKANGMGSVYKLQGNRRKPWVACVTVSYKRKDGMRHQKRKIIGYYETEEMAEFSLWNYNKNPALYAEIEKLGTITFENVYMEWSSTKYRNISQTAINGYKAAYARCSSIWNVRMSDLRAMHFQRIMDESTLSLSSDLKLRSLMMLVCEYAVQNDIIQKNYAKYVIINRKEDHPEIHKPFTEWEIEKLFDHENIPFVDTILIMIYTGFRVGELFNIRREDVDVQNMTIRGGSKTEAGKNRLVPVHEKIQKYVMDYYLQGHEYLISDADTRKKFNYHMYRNQYFDKIMDMLEMEHLPHDCRHTFATRLSNYGANSTCIKKLIGHSSYTTTEKIYTHKDVAQLRRAISTLK; from the coding sequence ATGAAAGGGAAATCAGTAGGTATAAAAAAGGCAAACGGGATGGGCAGTGTATACAAGCTGCAGGGAAATAGAAGAAAGCCATGGGTAGCATGTGTGACCGTATCCTATAAACGAAAGGATGGCATGCGGCATCAGAAGCGTAAAATCATCGGATATTATGAGACAGAGGAAATGGCGGAGTTTTCGTTATGGAATTATAATAAAAATCCTGCTTTGTATGCGGAAATTGAAAAGCTGGGTACCATAACGTTTGAAAATGTTTATATGGAATGGTCATCCACCAAATATCGGAATATATCACAAACGGCGATAAATGGTTATAAGGCAGCCTATGCACGCTGTTCCAGTATATGGAATGTCCGCATGAGTGATCTCAGGGCAATGCATTTCCAGCGAATCATGGATGAAAGTACATTGTCGCTGTCCAGTGATCTCAAGCTGCGCTCTTTGATGATGCTGGTATGTGAATATGCTGTGCAAAACGATATTATTCAGAAAAACTACGCAAAATACGTGATTATCAATAGGAAAGAGGATCACCCCGAAATTCACAAGCCATTTACTGAATGGGAAATTGAAAAGCTGTTTGACCATGAAAATATTCCGTTTGTAGATACGATTCTTATTATGATCTACACCGGCTTTCGCGTAGGAGAGCTTTTTAACATTCGCAGAGAAGATGTAGATGTGCAGAATATGACCATACGCGGGGGAAGTAAAACAGAAGCTGGTAAAAACAGACTCGTTCCGGTGCATGAAAAAATTCAAAAATACGTGATGGATTACTATCTGCAGGGTCATGAATATTTGATCAGTGATGCGGATACACGTAAAAAATTTAATTATCATATGTACCGCAATCAGTATTTTGATAAAATAATGGATATGCTGGAAATGGAGCATCTGCCACATGACTGCCGTCATACGTTTGCGACAAGATTGAGTAATTACGGCGCAAACAGTACCTGCATCAAAAAGCTGATCGGGCACAGCTCCTATACCACGACAGAAAAAATCTATACGCATAAGGATGTTGCACAGCTGCGGCGGGCCATATCTACCCTGAAATGA
- a CDS encoding PTS sugar transporter subunit IIC has translation MDVNIIQALLVFIVAFIMGIDQFSFLESLYQPIVLGPIIGAILGNFELGIVVGGAYQLVQIGSMPIGGAQPPNAIMGTIMTAVFAVSMNLEPTAEGVGLAVGLAIPFAVFGQYAVTLTFTIMSGLMAKADKAAEEADGKAIAMINFTEMAILGILFGILAVAGVYGGSKLGVTLKDLSFQFSWVMAGLDAAGGAMKFVGFAILMKVMMSGEMWGFLFAGFVMANICMGIESVSSATLLLCAFVGLAIALYDYQINTKIKNSAGSNVGGVSDGI, from the coding sequence ATGGATGTAAATATCATTCAAGCTTTACTGGTATTCATAGTGGCGTTCATTATGGGTATTGACCAGTTCAGTTTCTTAGAATCCCTGTATCAGCCTATTGTACTGGGACCAATTATTGGTGCTATCTTAGGTAACTTTGAATTAGGTATCGTTGTCGGTGGTGCTTATCAGCTTGTACAGATTGGTAGTATGCCAATCGGTGGAGCACAGCCGCCTAACGCAATTATGGGTACAATCATGACAGCTGTGTTCGCAGTTTCCATGAATCTTGAACCGACTGCAGAAGGTGTAGGTCTGGCTGTAGGTCTGGCTATTCCATTCGCAGTATTCGGGCAGTATGCAGTAACATTAACATTTACTATTATGTCAGGTTTAATGGCAAAAGCTGATAAAGCTGCTGAAGAGGCAGACGGAAAAGCAATCGCCATGATTAACTTTACAGAAATGGCTATCCTGGGTATCCTGTTTGGTATCCTGGCTGTAGCTGGTGTTTATGGTGGATCAAAACTTGGTGTAACACTGAAAGACCTGTCCTTCCAGTTCTCTTGGGTAATGGCTGGATTAGACGCTGCCGGTGGAGCTATGAAGTTTGTCGGATTCGCTATCCTGATGAAGGTTATGATGTCCGGCGAAATGTGGGGATTCCTGTTCGCAGGTTTCGTTATGGCTAACATCTGTATGGGTATCGAATCTGTTAGCAGCGCAACACTGTTGCTGTGTGCATTCGTAGGTCTGGCTATTGCATTATATGACTACCAGATCAACACAAAAATCAAAAACAGTGCAGGTTCAAATGTAGGAGGTGTTTCTGATGGCATATAA
- a CDS encoding PTS system mannose/fructose/sorbose family transporter subunit IID produces the protein MAYNIPERYSDLTPAAKLDKKTLNKMVWMSCFLQASFNYERMQACGWLWGILPGLKKIHTNKEDLKASMAHNLDFLNTHPFLVTFVMGIVLSLEQNKAETATIRSVRISAAGPLGGIGDALFWLTLVPITAGITANMALNDKSIIGAILFLVIFNAVQFAVRYFLMHWSYNLGTKAVTMLTSNAKEFTRAASILGIFTVGALIANYGSTSLRIAIADPAINVQNLLNGILPKLLPLVITIGLFFLIKKGWTPIKCILLILVAGIVGCAFGIFAGDSKAIDENGASINGGYNPLVSWYDYPEPAAAEKTGQQAYDAIQGVVDQLNKAGVSVTMPE, from the coding sequence ATGGCATATAATATTCCTGAAAGATATAGCGATTTAACTCCGGCAGCTAAGCTGGATAAGAAAACACTGAATAAAATGGTATGGATGTCATGCTTCCTGCAGGCTTCTTTCAACTATGAAAGAATGCAGGCCTGCGGATGGCTGTGGGGAATTCTCCCAGGTCTAAAAAAGATTCATACAAACAAAGAGGATTTAAAGGCTTCCATGGCTCACAACCTGGACTTCCTGAATACGCACCCGTTCCTGGTAACCTTCGTTATGGGTATCGTATTATCTCTGGAACAGAACAAGGCTGAAACAGCTACAATTCGTTCCGTACGTATTTCCGCTGCCGGCCCTCTGGGTGGTATCGGTGATGCGCTGTTCTGGTTAACATTGGTTCCGATTACAGCTGGTATCACAGCTAACATGGCGTTGAATGATAAGAGCATCATCGGTGCGATTCTGTTCCTGGTGATTTTCAACGCAGTACAGTTTGCAGTACGTTATTTCCTGATGCACTGGTCCTACAACCTTGGTACAAAGGCTGTAACTATGCTGACAAGCAACGCTAAGGAATTCACTCGTGCTGCTAGTATTCTTGGTATCTTTACAGTAGGTGCATTGATTGCCAACTATGGTTCAACTTCACTTCGTATCGCTATTGCAGATCCTGCTATCAATGTTCAGAATCTGTTGAACGGTATCCTGCCGAAGCTGTTACCGCTGGTTATCACAATCGGTCTGTTCTTCTTAATCAAAAAGGGTTGGACACCGATCAAATGTATCCTTCTGATTCTGGTGGCTGGTATTGTGGGATGCGCATTTGGAATCTTTGCCGGTGACTCTAAGGCAATTGATGAAAACGGTGCTTCTATCAATGGTGGATATAATCCACTTGTTTCCTGGTATGACTATCCTGAACCTGCAGCTGCAGAGAAAACAGGGCAGCAGGCATATGATGCAATTCAGGGCGTTGTTGATCAGTTGAATAAAGCTGGTGTCAGCGTAACAATGCCTGAATAA
- a CDS encoding PTS system mannose/fructose/sorbose family transporter subunit IID produces MAYNIPERYSDLTPAPQLDKKTLNKMVWMSCFLQASFNYERMQACGWLWGILPGLQKIHTNKDDLKASMAHNLDFLNTHPFLVTFVMGIVLSLEQNKTETQTIRSVRISAAGPLGGIGDALFWLTLVPITAGLTANIAMEGNILGAVLFLIIFNAVQFVVRWWLMHWSYNLGTKAVTMLTSNAKEFTRAASILGIFVVGGLIANYGATSLRITVGSPTINIQSLIDGILPKLIPLLITLGIYTLIKKGWTPVKCILLILVTGIVGCAFGIWAGDSKAMDNDGNTIAGGYNPLVEWYTYDGGEKEPSAKEQKHATQEIIKQLQDLGIKIDATADAIGDLGYGGSGYEQK; encoded by the coding sequence ATGGCATATAATATTCCTGAAAGATATAGTGACTTAACTCCGGCACCTCAGCTGGATAAAAAGACATTAAACAAAATGGTATGGATGTCATGCTTCCTGCAGGCTTCTTTCAACTATGAAAGAATGCAGGCCTGTGGATGGCTGTGGGGTATTCTCCCGGGTCTTCAGAAAATTCATACAAACAAGGATGACCTGAAGGCTTCCATGGCTCACAACCTGGACTTCCTGAATACGCACCCGTTCCTGGTAACCTTTGTTATGGGTATCGTATTATCTCTGGAACAGAACAAAACGGAAACACAGACCATTCGTTCTGTACGTATTTCCGCTGCCGGCCCTCTGGGTGGTATCGGTGATGCGCTGTTCTGGTTAACATTAGTTCCAATCACTGCAGGTCTGACTGCAAATATCGCAATGGAAGGTAATATTCTGGGGGCTGTATTGTTCCTGATTATCTTCAATGCTGTACAGTTTGTCGTTCGTTGGTGGCTGATGCACTGGTCCTACAACCTTGGTACAAAGGCTGTAACTATGCTTACAAGCAATGCTAAGGAATTCACCCGTGCCGCTTCTATTCTTGGTATCTTCGTTGTTGGTGGTCTGATTGCTAACTACGGTGCTACTTCTCTGCGTATTACTGTTGGTTCTCCTACAATCAACATTCAGAGTCTGATCGATGGCATTCTGCCAAAGCTGATTCCATTACTGATTACACTTGGTATCTATACGCTGATTAAAAAAGGCTGGACACCTGTTAAATGTATCCTTCTGATCCTGGTTACAGGTATCGTTGGATGTGCATTTGGTATCTGGGCTGGTGATTCCAAAGCTATGGATAACGATGGAAACACAATCGCAGGTGGATACAACCCGCTGGTTGAATGGTACACTTACGATGGCGGTGAAAAAGAACCTTCTGCTAAAGAGCAGAAACACGCAACTCAGGAAATCATTAAGCAGCTGCAGGATCTGGGTATCAAGATTGATGCTACTGCAGACGCTATTGGTGACTTAGGCTACGGCGGTTCTGGTTACGAACAGAAATAA
- a CDS encoding PTS sugar transporter subunit IIC, whose protein sequence is MDVNIIQALLVFVVAFIMGIDQFSFLESLYQPIVLCPIIGAILGNFQLGVVVGGAYQLIQIGSMPIGGAQPPNAILGGIMATVFAVSMNMEATAEGVGAAMGLAIPFAVFGQYAVTLTFTIMSGMMAKADACAENADVKGIRNINFIEMGILGCLFGALAVAGLYGGSKLGITLKDLSFQFSWVMAGLDAAGGAMKFVGFAILMKVMMSGEMWGFLLAGFAMSVICSNISAISGATLLLCAFVGIAIALYDYQVNMKIKNNAGSNVGGVSDGI, encoded by the coding sequence ATGGATGTAAATATTATTCAGGCTTTACTGGTATTCGTTGTTGCCTTCATTATGGGTATTGACCAGTTTAGTTTCTTGGAATCATTGTATCAGCCAATCGTATTGTGTCCGATTATCGGCGCAATACTTGGAAACTTCCAGCTTGGTGTCGTAGTTGGTGGTGCTTATCAGCTGATTCAGATTGGTAGTATGCCAATCGGTGGAGCGCAGCCGCCTAACGCAATTCTGGGTGGTATCATGGCGACTGTATTCGCAGTTTCTATGAACATGGAGGCAACTGCAGAAGGTGTCGGAGCTGCTATGGGTCTTGCAATTCCATTCGCAGTATTCGGACAGTACGCAGTTACATTAACATTCACTATTATGTCCGGTATGATGGCGAAAGCTGATGCTTGTGCTGAAAACGCTGATGTAAAGGGAATCCGTAACATCAACTTCATCGAAATGGGTATCTTGGGCTGCCTGTTCGGTGCACTGGCTGTAGCCGGTTTATACGGTGGTTCTAAATTAGGTATCACATTAAAGGATCTGTCCTTCCAGTTCTCTTGGGTAATGGCTGGATTAGACGCTGCTGGTGGTGCTATGAAATTTGTCGGATTCGCTATCCTGATGAAGGTTATGATGTCCGGCGAAATGTGGGGATTCCTGCTTGCAGGCTTCGCTATGTCTGTTATCTGCAGCAATATTTCCGCAATCTCCGGAGCAACTCTGCTTCTGTGTGCTTTCGTTGGTATCGCAATCGCACTGTACGATTACCAGGTTAACATGAAAATCAAAAATAATGCAGGTTCAAATGTAGGAGGTGTTTCTGATGGCATATAA